The genomic interval CTACCGGGTCTGGGTCTCTGAGATCATGCTGCAGCAGACCCAGGTCGCCACAGTGATCCCCTACTTCAACGCCTTCATGGCTCGATTCCCAAACGTGCAGGCGCTGGCCGAGGCCCCGGTGGACGACGTACTCAGCCATTGGTCTGGCCTGGGCTATTACGCCCGGGCCCGCAACCTGCAGAAGGCTGCAAAGACTGTAGTTGAGGAGTTCGGTGGCGAATTCCCGGATGATCCCGAACTACTGGAAACCCTGACCGGCATCGGCCGGTCAACGGCAGCGGCTATCGTCGCCCAGGCCTTTGGCAAACGGGCGGCTATTCTTGATGGCAACGTCAAGCGGGTACTGGCCCGCTACCATGCGGTGCCCGGCTGGCCCGGTCAGACTGCCGTTCTGAAGCAGCTCTGGCAGCACGCCGAGGAGCATACTCCCGAAGCACGCGCCCGGGACTATACCCAGGCGATTATGGATCTGGGCGCCATGGTGTGTACCCGCAGCCGGCCGAAGTGCGACGCCTGCCCGCTGCAAGCAGGCTGCACTGCCCATGCCGAAGGCGAAGAAACGCTTTACCCGGGCTCCAAGCCCAAGAAAGCCAAGCCTGAGAAAACCACCTGGATGGTGATACTTGAAGACAGTGACGGTCGCATCCTGCTGGAACGACGGCCGCCCAGCGGTATCTGGGGCGGATTGTGGAGCCTACCGGAACTGGACCCGGCGCTGGGGCCGGATGAACTGCAGGAGACCTGTGAGCAGCAACTGGGACTGAACTGCGGCGACCCGGAACTGATCAGCGGCTTTCGCCACACCTTCAGCCATTACCACCTGCATATCCAGCCTGCCCGGCTCTCAGTCCACAACGCTGCCCACAACGTCCCTCACAACACCCAGCGCGTAGCCGACGACGACCGCCTGAGCTGGTTCCACCGGGATGAAGCCCTGGCCCTCGGCTTGCCAGCGCCGATTCGCAGCCTGCTGACCCAACCGGAACAGACTGCCCTACTCTGACGCTGGCCAGCCCTACGGCCCAGCCTGATCTGTTATCATGCCGGCAGATTCACTTTGCCAACAGGAGCCACCATGAGCCGAACCGTATTCTGCCGTAAGTACCAGAAAGAACTCGACGGCCTGGCCTTCCCGCCCATGCCCGGCAAAAAAGGCCAGGAACTCTACGAGAGCGTGTCCAAGCAGGCCTGGGAAGAGTGGCAGGCTGAGCAGACCATGTTGATCAACGAAAAGCACCTGAGCCTGATGGATCCGAACACCCGCAAATACCTGCAGGCACAGATGGAGCACTTTTTCGACAACGAGCCGTTCGACCAGGCCGAAGGCTATGTTCCACCCGAGCAATAACTCCAATTGATCAAAGCCTGATCAACACTGAAAAGATTCGGAAATTTTTCCGGCCCGGCCTTGACTCAATACAGTGAAACCGGTTTAATAGCGCCCCGTTGCACAGCAGTAGCGCAACTTGCCCGGATAGCTCAGTTGGTAGAGCAGGGGATTGAAAATCCCCGTGTCGGTGGTTCGATTCCGCCTCCGGGCACCACGAATTCCACAAAAAAGCCCGCCTAGTGCGGGCTTTTTTGTTATTGGCTGCGCACCAATATTAGTGAGGCAGCCTTTTATCAAATACTTTCCAGTCCTGGACACGGCCGTCCGAATCAAACTGCACAAATCCTGCGAAGCTGTCGTCGTCCTGCCAGGTTTTCACGTAACCGATAACCTCCCCTGCCTCGGACACCATTTCGAACGATGCTTTGCGCGTTTCGTGTTCCTTATCGTATTCACTACTGTCTTGCTGAAGCGTGAATTTGGTGCTGTCTGAGAGAGCCAGTGCGAGCAGATCGGGATTCATTGAGAAGCACTCCAATTTCATGGTGCACGCCCTGCTTTGCTAGCGCGCACTTGCGAATTTAAGCAGACACAAAATCCATGATGCGCCGACGAACTATCGACTTGAGCAAAATATGACCACCCGGGAAGTGTATTACAACTTGCCAGATTAGCCACCGAAAATGGCCAATAAACCGGGCGATTTCAACCGGCATTGATCTCCGTCAACGCTTCCAAAGCTGCCACTGAATTCTTGCCCACATCTGTCTGAAACTGGCGGCTGCCATCGATCTGGGAGCCAGCACTTCCAGAGGCAGCCCCTCTTCCCCCATGCGCTCAACGACGCTGGCATAAGGGATGATGATATCCAGTGGCTGATCAAGGTAGTCCTCGGGGTTTGCGATCACCTCTCGGTGCAAACGTTTGCGCCGATCCGCCATGGAAAAGAATGGCTTCAACTTCTTAACTCCCAGCTTTTTGTCCTTGGCGAAGTCTCGCAACTGAATCCAGCTATTCAGAGACAGCCAGGTAGGCACCAGGGGGACATAGACGGCATCAGCCAGCTCCAAAACCTGCTCAGTCAGCCGCGACAGAGTTGGCGGACAATCCAGAACCACGAGGCTGGTGTCTTCCGAGAGCGGCGCCAGCATCTGCCGCAGCATATCGTTGCCAGCCTCATGTTCCAGCTTGATATCGAAGTTGCGAAAACTGCTGTGGGCCGGAATGAAATCCAAACCAGGATATACGTCTTCGTGGATAAATTTGGCGATCGGCGATTTGCCTTCCAGCAGCTTGGACAGCTTCTTGCCTTTGACCATCTCGGCAC from Marinobacter sp. LA51 carries:
- the mutY gene encoding A/G-specific adenine glycosylase, yielding MPDRFAERLLDWFDKHGRHDLPWHENQNAYRVWVSEIMLQQTQVATVIPYFNAFMARFPNVQALAEAPVDDVLSHWSGLGYYARARNLQKAAKTVVEEFGGEFPDDPELLETLTGIGRSTAAAIVAQAFGKRAAILDGNVKRVLARYHAVPGWPGQTAVLKQLWQHAEEHTPEARARDYTQAIMDLGAMVCTRSRPKCDACPLQAGCTAHAEGEETLYPGSKPKKAKPEKTTWMVILEDSDGRILLERRPPSGIWGGLWSLPELDPALGPDELQETCEQQLGLNCGDPELISGFRHTFSHYHLHIQPARLSVHNAAHNVPHNTQRVADDDRLSWFHRDEALALGLPAPIRSLLTQPEQTALL
- a CDS encoding oxidative damage protection protein; protein product: MSRTVFCRKYQKELDGLAFPPMPGKKGQELYESVSKQAWEEWQAEQTMLINEKHLSLMDPNTRKYLQAQMEHFFDNEPFDQAEGYVPPEQ
- a CDS encoding ParA family protein produces the protein MRIIAFYSPKGGVGKTAAAVNIAYLASQSQCKTLLWDLDPQGAASFYLAGAEMVKGKKLSKLLEGKSPIAKFIHEDVYPGLDFIPAHSSFRNFDIKLEHEAGNDMLRQMLAPLSEDTSLVVLDCPPTLSRLTEQVLELADAVYVPLVPTWLSLNSWIQLRDFAKDKKLGVKKLKPFFSMADRRKRLHREVIANPEDYLDQPLDIIIPYASVVERMGEEGLPLEVLAPRSMAAASFRQMWARIQWQLWKR